From Elusimicrobiota bacterium:
CCAATCACGCAAACGATAATACTCTTCAAGCATTGGTTTCAAATATACTATATGACCTTTTGCCCGTTTTGATGGTGATTTCTCCGTCAGTAGCCGTTTCGGTAAAGTATCATCTTTTCTGGAAATGCCGTGCAGAATATTATAACATCTTTGTAGATTGTAAATTCGTTCACCAATTTTTTTTAATTTTTCAACTGTTACATCTATCCCGGCTGCATATTTTACACCATTAGCAATTTCAGCCCAGTACAGCGCCGGCGGGAACATTGTACCGAACTTACACACAACCGCACTATCTGAAACTGCACAAAATTCTTCACCATCTTTTACCACAAACGGCTTATATTTCGTTTGTATGCCATCAATAATTTCTGGAAGTTTATCTTTTCCGTATCTTTTGATTGCCTCACCTGGATAGCCGGTTTCATCTATTGTTGGAAAGCCCTTTAAGTGGTCCGCACCGCGTGAAGATGTCACATGTGCAAGACCCATTGATTGCTGGCTTCTTCCATCTTGTGCGGCGATTTCCTGACCTTTGACATCCATAGAATAATAATTTGCATCGTGTCCTATTATTTTAGAAGCCCGACGGGAGCCTTCGGCAAGAATATTTCCAAAACCCTGCCGGTTACAAATCTTTTCAAGAAGTGAAAGTATTGACTTATAGTTGCCCCAGGTTAAATCCAAGCCATCAGTATCTTCTTTAGAAATGATTTTTTTCTCGTAAAGTTCCATTGCAAATGAAATCACAGCACCTGCTGAGATTGTATCCATCCCCAGCCGATTACACATCTCATCTGCTTTTATGATTGCTGGCAGGTTTCTGTTGAAACATCGTGAACCGAATCCGGAAAGCGTTTCGTATTCAAGCGAAGTTGTAGCAGTTCCTGCATATTCACCTTCTTTTACAATGTATCTTTTATCGCAACCGATTGGACAGGCAAAACAGGCAAGATGTTTTACAGTATGATTTTTTTCAAGTGTTTCTGCTGAAATATCGTTTACGTACTCAAAATGGC
This genomic window contains:
- a CDS encoding aldehyde ferredoxin oxidoreductase family protein; translated protein: MFRYKGYIGKYLRIDLTRRKVEICELSEGMAENYLGGNGFGTKILWDEVPENIDPLSAKNKIIFATGPLTGTIWPSSGRLSVISKSPLTGIYGDASSGGFFAPELKYAGFDFIIVEGKSAKPVYLRIEDGICEIKDAKHIWGKDTYQTEEILRTELGDIDIKVAAIGPAGENLVRFAAINVTYGRTAARSGMGCVMGSKKLKAIAVRGTGKITVYDRDRFCKEALNAHKLIRENEFTKGETRFGTPALVSLMSEVGRFPTKNFQLGHFEYVNDISAETLEKNHTVKHLACFACPIGCDKRYIVKEGEYAGTATTSLEYETLSGFGSRCFNRNLPAIIKADEMCNRLGMDTISAGAVISFAMELYEKKIISKEDTDGLDLTWGNYKSILSLLEKICNRQGFGNILAEGSRRASKIIGHDANYYSMDVKGQEIAAQDGRSQQSMGLAHVTSSRGADHLKGFPTIDETGYPGEAIKRYGKDKLPEIIDGIQTKYKPFVVKDGEEFCAVSDSAVVCKFGTMFPPALYWAEIANGVKYAAGIDVTVEKLKKIGERIYNLQRCYNILHGISRKDDTLPKRLLTEKSPSKRAKGHIVYLKPMLEEYYRLRDWDIKTGYPKKKKLLSLGLNFVLKKLKFSFAHLAK